Genomic window (Prevotella melaninogenica ATCC 25845):
AGGCGCACAAGATGATAAGAACAAGGCAACACGGAGTTCTTCATAATCTGTAGGTAAGGAAAGAACAAGGTCTAACTTCCCATCTCCATCCAAATCACCTGCAAACAGAAGTGCAAAACTTGCTGCATCGACCCTTGCCTCCCTAACTATTCGTTCTCCATTGAGCAATAATGTATAGTTTTTTAATTGGCTTTCTCCCTGCGCCTTTGCCTCTAACTTGTAATGCTTTCCTGCAAAAGTAAAATTCCTTACAGAGCCTGGTTCCAAGTAAGTACTATCTGAAAATGCAATATCAGCAATCTTAACTTTGCCCTTCTTTATTGGCAACTGATTGACAAACAATATCGTGTTTCGCTTTTCTGCCAAGTATGTTGGAATAGTACTTGAGCACATATCCTCTCTCATCTCAATACCATACCGAGCTTTACCAACATAATAATCCTTCCCATCTTTATAGAGTTCAACCCAATTTCGGTTGATTATCGTATCTGGATTACATAAACGATAATTAAAAGGAACAAGAATCTTATATGTTAGTGGCTGCTTCTTTGCTACCTTAACACTATCAACCTTCTTTACAGGCACACTATCTTCCTGTTGCACAGACGACTCCTGCGCCTGACTAACGGGCTTCTTATCAGTACAAGAAAGAAGTATCATACAAAGACTCAACAAAAAGACAAGAGACTTAACTTTCTTCATAATCACATATTTAACACCTTTCAGCAAACACTATTATCAGATATCACACGCTGCAAAAATAATACTTTTCCCTCTATATTCCAACCTTGAACACTATAAAAGACACAATAGTATTAACTATATATGGGTATTTTGCACCATAACCCCACTTATTTACCTTTTTTATCCTAACTTCTTACGCCACTTCCACGAATATTTACTATTTTTGTCATCAATAATTAACAATAAGAACTAAGACTCTTAAGCTTATGAAAACAAACAAAGTGCAAATTGAGCACAAACTTCCTTCAGAGTGTACAACCATCATCATTGGTCAAGAACAGACTGCTGATGGTTCTATGATAGTAGCGCGTTCAGAGGACTGGGACGCTATGGAAGCTAAGAATTACGAGATTTTTGAAGATACGGACAATGGTCCACGTGAGTTCGTTGCAAAGGATAGCCCTTTCCGTTGCGAACTCCCAGAGAAGGCTTTGGGCTATTCTGCCCTTTCTCCGTATAATCTTCACGGTCATTGGGGCAGTGCTGGTTTCAACACAGCAGGTGTGGGAATGAGCGCTACGGAGAGTATCTTCAGTAGTGACGAGGTATTGAAACACGACCCATTGGTAGAGAATGGTGTGGCAGAGAACTCTGTCTTCAACATTACCCTACCTTACGTCCACACCGCCCGCGAAGGTGTTGAGCGATTGGGTATGCTCATCGAGAAGTATGGTATTGCTGAAGGCTTCGGCATTGGCTTTGTAGATAGCAAGGAGATATGGTACTTGGAGACAGCTTGTGGCCATCGTTGGTTGGCTTGCCGTATGCCAAAAGATCAGTATTTCGTTACTGGTAACCAGAGCCGCTTCCGTACATACGACCCTAATGATAAGGAAAATTACCTCGCATCAGCCGACTTGATTGAGTTTGCCGAGAAGCATGGACTTTACAATCCAGCACAGGGTGCCTTTGATTTCCATGAGGCTTACGCACGTGATATCAAACTCGACACTACCTATAACTATCCACGTGTATGGGGTTTGCAGCAGTTCTTCTCTCCAGAGATTAAGAATGACGTAACAAAGAACACCTTCCCTGTCTTTGCAAAAGCTGCTCATAAGGTCACACTGACCGAACTTCGCACGGCATTCCGCTTCCACTACGACAATACGGAGCACGACCCATATCTCAATAGCAATCCGAAGGAACCTTACCGTCCTGTCTCTATCTTCCGTACCACACAGACCCATCTCTTGCAGGTACGCCCAGAGCTGCCACAGGCTATCGGTTGTGTGAATTACGTTGCTATGGGAATGGCAGACCTCGGTGTGTTCCTCCCACTCTATCAGGGCATCACTTCTTATCCAGAGGCTTACACGAAGGGTAATGGTGAGTCAAGTGATGACTCAGCTTATTGGAAGTTCCGCAAGATAATGGTATTGGGTATGACCAACTATAACAAGTATGCTCCTATCATCAAGGAGGCGTATGCAAAGTTTGAAGCTGAGACCGATCAGCGTCAACGTGAGATGGAAGAAGAATATCTACGCATCTACAAGACGCAACCTCTCCATGCACAAGACCTGTTACAGGAGTTCTCTGATAAGATTCTTAACAGTGCACTCGACCTTGCCGATCGTCTACAAGAGAAACTCTTTACACTGATGACACAAGACATTCAGCAGGAGTATCTCTTCCACGGAGCATAAAAGCAAGTAGAATCCTACTTTTATAACTATAAGACAGGCTGTATCAAGTAGCACACAATGCCTCTTGGTACAGCCTTATTTAGGTAAAAAACACCAGCAA
Coding sequences:
- a CDS encoding C69 family dipeptidase, yielding MKTNKVQIEHKLPSECTTIIIGQEQTADGSMIVARSEDWDAMEAKNYEIFEDTDNGPREFVAKDSPFRCELPEKALGYSALSPYNLHGHWGSAGFNTAGVGMSATESIFSSDEVLKHDPLVENGVAENSVFNITLPYVHTAREGVERLGMLIEKYGIAEGFGIGFVDSKEIWYLETACGHRWLACRMPKDQYFVTGNQSRFRTYDPNDKENYLASADLIEFAEKHGLYNPAQGAFDFHEAYARDIKLDTTYNYPRVWGLQQFFSPEIKNDVTKNTFPVFAKAAHKVTLTELRTAFRFHYDNTEHDPYLNSNPKEPYRPVSIFRTTQTHLLQVRPELPQAIGCVNYVAMGMADLGVFLPLYQGITSYPEAYTKGNGESSDDSAYWKFRKIMVLGMTNYNKYAPIIKEAYAKFEAETDQRQREMEEEYLRIYKTQPLHAQDLLQEFSDKILNSALDLADRLQEKLFTLMTQDIQQEYLFHGA
- a CDS encoding FG-GAP repeat protein, coding for MKKVKSLVFLLSLCMILLSCTDKKPVSQAQESSVQQEDSVPVKKVDSVKVAKKQPLTYKILVPFNYRLCNPDTIINRNWVELYKDGKDYYVGKARYGIEMREDMCSSTIPTYLAEKRNTILFVNQLPIKKGKVKIADIAFSDSTYLEPGSVRNFTFAGKHYKLEAKAQGESQLKNYTLLLNGERIVREARVDAASFALLFAGDLDGDGKLDLVLSLPTDYEELRVALFLSSCAPPGLQMGKVAEIEDDFSC